From the genome of Streptomyces xanthophaeus:
ACGAGGAACAGGATCGCGCCCATGCCCACCATGGGCAGGAAGATCGCGGTGGCCGCGACGCTGAAGGCGGGCTCGGCGAACAGCCGTACCTGCAGCAGCGGGTTGTCCAGGCGCAGCTGGCGGCGTACGAAGACGGTCAGCAGGGCGGCGGCGATCAGGAGCAGGGCCCAGGGCAGCGGGTCGGCGATTCCGCTCTTGCCGAGCTGCTTGATTCCGCCCGCGAGGGCGAGCATGCCGACGACGGACTGGCCGACGCCCCACCAGTCCCACGTGCCGCCGCTGCGCGGGGAGCGCGATTCGGGCAGGTAGCGCAGGCCGGCCGCGACGATGACGGCGGCGACGGGGAGGTTGAGGAGGAAGGCGGAGTGCCAGCCGTAGTCCTGGACCAGGAGTCCGCCGACGACCGGCCCGAAGGCCATGCCGCCGCCGAAGACGGCCGCCCAGACGGCGAGCGCGAAGGCGCGCTCCTTGGCGTCGGTGAAGACGGTGCGCAGGATCGACACGGTGGCGGGCATGATGGCCGCGCCGCCGATGCCGAGCAGGGCGCGGGCGGCTATGACGTGCCAGGCCTCGGTGGAGAACACGGCGATGAGCGAGGCGAGCGAGAAGATGCCGAAGCCCGCCATGAGCAGCCGCTTGCGCCCCCAACGGTCACCGAGCGCACCGGCGGTGACCAGTAGTCCGGACAGGGCGAGCGCGTAGACGTCGATGATCCACAGCTGCTGTACGGCGCCCGGCTGGAGGTCGCCGACGAGCGAGGGGAAGGCCACGTTGAGGATCGTGGTGTCCATGGAGATGAGCAGGAGGCTGCCGGAGAGGATCGCCAGGACGATCCACCGGTGGGAAGCCTGCGCGGGGGTGTGCATGGGGTTCCGTTCAGAGGTGCGCACGGTGCGCACGGGTGGAGAAGGGCACTAGGGGGCGGGAGCGCCGGCGGGGGGCTGCCCGAGCGGCCGCGTCCCGCTGAGGAAGGAGGTCAGCACGAGGTGGCCGATCTGGCGCGGGGCGAAGTGGCCGTCGCGCACGCCCTCGGCGGCCGCGTCGAGCAGGCCCCAGAGCGAGTACCAGATCCAGTAAGGCGGCAGGTCGGCGCGCAGCCGGCCCAGCCGCTGGCCGAGGGCGATGAAGGCCACGGCCTGCTG
Proteins encoded in this window:
- a CDS encoding MFS transporter, yielding MHTPAQASHRWIVLAILSGSLLLISMDTTILNVAFPSLVGDLQPGAVQQLWIIDVYALALSGLLVTAGALGDRWGRKRLLMAGFGIFSLASLIAVFSTEAWHVIAARALLGIGGAAIMPATVSILRTVFTDAKERAFALAVWAAVFGGGMAFGPVVGGLLVQDYGWHSAFLLNLPVAAVIVAAGLRYLPESRSPRSGGTWDWWGVGQSVVGMLALAGGIKQLGKSGIADPLPWALLLIAAALLTVFVRRQLRLDNPLLQVRLFAEPAFSVAATAIFLPMVGMGAILFLVTQWFQYGEGYTPLEAGVRLLPAPLALIAASMVAPSLMHRFAIRHVLGAGLVVLAAGMALPWTFQQFTDLGYPAFAAALTVMGLGAGLATTVASVTLVSAAPAAEVSSAAAIEETCYELGSAMGVAVLGSTAAALYRGNLPALELDGPSTAAVQGSVGEAAHTAERIGGAVGQALLDTASHAYTLAITPAFLLAAVLSVAAAATTWTLIPRDLQPTENH